Proteins encoded in a region of the Planococcus shixiaomingii genome:
- a CDS encoding transglutaminase domain-containing protein encodes MNNIRKNKVFMAVLYVLVFLLLAEWLTPVMSLTDTAHKSLFLIFIGLGLVMALTGVPWWFSGPIKIFYILWFIVYVYTGQAFFSNSSIVFLWSDFTVNFIALTSQNWAETTDVFRTVLFFALLWMAVYLIHYWVSFRLSIFLFYLLTVVFIAVLDTFSPYTGDTAIIRIMVIGLMLAGLLHLARWIETHRIPVRTEKIAAYVIPLFLMVAASTAVALYLPKSGPIWPDPVPYITSFSGEAGTGPGGTIGRIGYGVDDSQLGGSFIGDDTPVFRAEVENGQYWKVESKDFYTTKGWRITRNVGDTFVYANDEQVDTDFTPGDPEDEATALLAMEQDFPFVLYPYGTKSFVMNEAPNYQYDTADQRFETFLEGTVFEPNLYEVKFSEPTFSLTALQETSVEDLEELPAEFDRFVQLPDELPQRVKDLAVEITEGSDSVYDKTRAIERYFSNNDFEYSQQDIPIPEEGQDYVDQFLFETKRGYCDNFSTSMVVLLRSLDIPARWVKGFNEGELIKAEDGPDIYEITNNNAHSWVEAYMPGVGWMLFEPTIGFTGAADVDFDLETGVNTPEDVEMPDRPDPLEPEQPEVDAAGTESTGPSISDRINAFFTENKAKIVWSLIGIALLSAFLFKMRSKWMPKVLIPYYRTRSGGAQTFEKAYLRLLKQLDLYGIKRREGQTLQSYAAYIDTFFGTHEMSNLTVAYERSIYGGNSDSINWHELKESWENLINRTSG; translated from the coding sequence TTGAATAACATACGAAAAAACAAAGTGTTTATGGCGGTTTTGTATGTACTGGTCTTTTTGTTGTTGGCCGAATGGCTAACGCCGGTAATGTCGTTGACGGATACTGCTCATAAATCACTTTTTCTTATATTTATCGGATTAGGATTGGTAATGGCTTTAACAGGAGTGCCTTGGTGGTTCTCGGGTCCTATTAAAATATTCTATATTCTATGGTTTATTGTTTACGTATATACAGGACAAGCTTTCTTTTCTAATAGCTCAATTGTTTTTCTGTGGTCGGATTTTACAGTGAATTTTATCGCATTAACTTCCCAGAATTGGGCGGAAACAACAGATGTTTTTAGGACTGTTCTGTTTTTTGCCTTATTGTGGATGGCCGTCTATTTAATCCATTATTGGGTGAGTTTCCGCCTGAGCATCTTTTTATTTTATTTATTGACGGTGGTTTTTATCGCAGTTTTGGATACATTCAGTCCATACACGGGTGATACTGCCATTATCCGTATTATGGTCATTGGTTTGATGCTAGCGGGGCTGCTGCATTTGGCGCGATGGATTGAAACGCATCGCATCCCGGTCCGAACCGAGAAAATTGCAGCATATGTCATTCCGTTATTTCTCATGGTAGCTGCTTCGACCGCGGTAGCTTTGTATTTGCCAAAGTCCGGCCCGATTTGGCCCGACCCGGTTCCTTACATCACTTCTTTTTCAGGAGAAGCGGGTACTGGACCTGGGGGAACAATCGGCAGAATCGGCTATGGAGTGGACGATTCACAGCTAGGGGGTTCATTCATTGGCGACGACACACCCGTATTCCGGGCGGAAGTTGAAAATGGGCAATACTGGAAAGTGGAATCGAAAGACTTTTATACAACAAAAGGATGGAGAATAACAAGAAATGTCGGCGACACGTTCGTGTATGCCAATGATGAGCAGGTAGACACGGATTTTACTCCTGGAGACCCGGAAGATGAAGCTACTGCACTTTTAGCGATGGAACAAGATTTTCCGTTTGTTCTTTACCCGTACGGCACGAAATCGTTTGTGATGAATGAAGCGCCAAATTATCAATATGATACGGCTGATCAGCGGTTTGAAACGTTTCTTGAAGGAACTGTTTTTGAGCCAAACCTTTACGAAGTGAAATTTTCCGAACCGACGTTCAGTCTGACTGCCTTGCAAGAAACTTCAGTAGAAGACTTGGAAGAGTTGCCTGCGGAGTTTGACCGCTTTGTCCAGTTGCCAGACGAATTGCCGCAGCGAGTAAAAGATTTGGCGGTGGAAATAACAGAGGGCTCAGATAGCGTGTATGACAAAACACGGGCAATTGAACGATATTTCAGCAATAATGATTTTGAATATAGTCAGCAAGACATTCCGATACCGGAAGAAGGACAAGATTACGTAGATCAATTTTTGTTTGAAACAAAGCGAGGATATTGTGATAACTTTTCAACTTCTATGGTGGTATTATTGCGATCGCTGGATATTCCAGCTCGCTGGGTAAAAGGCTTTAACGAAGGGGAATTGATTAAAGCAGAAGATGGGCCGGATATTTACGAAATCACCAACAACAATGCTCACTCGTGGGTAGAGGCATATATGCCGGGTGTTGGATGGATGCTTTTTGAACCGACCATCGGTTTTACCGGTGCAGCAGATGTTGACTTTGACTTAGAGACAGGTGTAAACACTCCGGAAGATGTAGAAATGCCTGATCGTCCAGACCCGCTTGAACCGGAACAGCCGGAAGTTGATGCAGCGGGAACGGAAAGTACAGGGCCATCAATCAGTGATCGTATAAATGCGTTCTTTACAGAAAACAAAGCTAAAATAGTGTGGAGTCTGATTGGCATTGCGCTCCTATCGGCATTCCTCTTTAAGATGCGCAGCAAATGGATGCCAAAAGTGTTGATTCCATATTACCGCACACGCAGTGGAGGGGCCCAAACTTTTGAGAAAGCGTATTTAAGGTTGTTAAAACAGCTGGATCTTTATGGCATTAAGCGTCGAGAAGGGCAAACTTTACAATCTTACGCCGCGTACATTGATACGTTTTTCGGTACACATGAGATGTCTAACTTAACTGTTGCTTATGAACGTTCCATATACGGGGGAAATAGTGATTCTATCAACTGGCATGAACTGAAGGAAAGTTGGGAAAATTTAATCAATCGTACAAGCGGTTGA
- the guaA gene encoding glutamine-hydrolyzing GMP synthase gives MPVSPMLKEQKKIVVLDFGSQYNQLITRRIREIGVYSELHPHTVTAEEIKEMNATGIIFSGGPNSVYDKNAFSVDDAIFEMGLPILGICYGMQLMALHLNGKVEKAQNREYGKAELQLTKETKLFQGLPEEQIVWMSHGDLVTAAPPGFDVIGTSASCPIASMADESRGFYGVQFHPEVRHSIYGNELLRQFVFDVCGMAADWSMENYIELEIEKIREEVGDKKVLCALSGGVDSSVVAVLIHRAIGDQLTCMFVDHGLLRKGEAESVMKTFADGFNMNVIKIDARDRFMKKLEGVTDPETKRKIIGNEFIYVFDDEASKLEGMDFLAQGTLYTDIIESGTTTAQTIKSHHNVGGLPEDMQFKLIEPLNTLFKDEVRVLGAELGMPDEIVWRQPFPGPGLGIRIMGAVTEEKLNIVRESDWILREEIKKAGLDRDIWQYFTVLPDIRSVGVMGDARTYDYAIGIRAVTSIDGMTSDWARIPWDVLEKISVRLVNEVEHINRVLYDITSKPPATIEWE, from the coding sequence ATGCCAGTTAGTCCAATGTTAAAAGAGCAAAAGAAAATCGTCGTCTTAGATTTCGGCAGCCAGTATAACCAGTTGATCACTCGACGTATTCGTGAAATCGGTGTTTACAGCGAATTGCATCCACACACCGTTACAGCTGAAGAAATTAAAGAAATGAACGCAACGGGCATTATTTTCTCAGGTGGACCTAATTCAGTTTACGATAAAAACGCGTTTTCAGTAGATGATGCGATTTTTGAAATGGGCCTTCCGATTTTAGGTATTTGCTACGGCATGCAATTGATGGCGCTGCACTTGAACGGCAAAGTGGAGAAAGCGCAAAACCGTGAATACGGCAAAGCGGAACTTCAGCTGACTAAAGAAACGAAATTGTTCCAAGGCTTGCCGGAAGAACAAATCGTTTGGATGAGCCATGGCGACTTAGTGACGGCAGCTCCTCCGGGATTCGATGTTATCGGTACAAGTGCAAGCTGTCCAATTGCTTCAATGGCTGACGAATCACGCGGTTTTTACGGTGTTCAGTTCCATCCGGAAGTTCGCCACTCAATTTACGGCAACGAACTGCTGCGCCAATTTGTCTTTGACGTTTGCGGCATGGCCGCAGATTGGTCAATGGAAAACTACATCGAACTTGAAATTGAAAAAATTCGCGAAGAAGTGGGCGACAAAAAAGTTCTTTGCGCGCTTAGCGGCGGGGTAGACTCTTCGGTTGTAGCTGTATTGATCCATAGAGCGATCGGTGATCAATTGACTTGTATGTTCGTTGACCACGGATTGTTGCGTAAAGGCGAAGCGGAAAGTGTCATGAAAACTTTTGCTGATGGCTTCAACATGAATGTCATTAAAATTGATGCCCGTGACCGCTTCATGAAGAAACTTGAAGGCGTAACGGATCCAGAAACAAAACGCAAAATTATCGGCAACGAATTTATCTATGTATTTGATGATGAAGCTTCTAAACTTGAAGGCATGGATTTCTTAGCACAAGGAACTTTATATACGGATATTATCGAAAGCGGTACAACAACTGCACAAACGATCAAATCTCACCACAACGTTGGCGGTTTGCCGGAAGACATGCAGTTTAAGTTGATAGAACCGTTGAATACATTGTTCAAAGATGAAGTGCGCGTCCTTGGAGCAGAACTTGGCATGCCCGATGAAATCGTTTGGCGCCAGCCGTTCCCAGGCCCGGGACTCGGCATCCGTATTATGGGTGCTGTAACTGAAGAGAAACTGAATATCGTACGCGAATCGGATTGGATTTTGCGCGAAGAAATTAAAAAAGCTGGATTGGACCGCGACATTTGGCAGTATTTCACCGTACTTCCGGATATTCGCAGCGTTGGCGTAATGGGCGATGCCCGTACGTACGATTATGCAATTGGTATTCGTGCAGTTACTTCCATTGATGGAATGACATCTGATTGGGCGCGTATCCCTTGGGATGTACTAGAGAAAATCAGCGTCCGTCTAGTTAACGAAGTTGAGCACATCAACCGTGTGCTGTACGATATCACGAGTAAGCCACCAGCAACAATAGAATGGGAATAG
- a CDS encoding NCS2 family permease gives MKKYFLFEELGTNYRREIIGGLTTFLAMAYILVVNPLTLTLDSVPDLDPSQRMDYGAVFMATALAAAIGCLMMGILAKYPIALAPGMGLNAFFAYTVILTYGIPWQTALTGVLFSGLIFIVLSLSGFRETIINAIPMDLKLAVGAGIGLYITFIGLQNAGIIVANPATMVGLGDLSASSTLLAIFGLFTTVILMVRRVKGGIFFGMIIAAGVGMIFNIVSLPSAIVDFNVPDMSPTFGVALQPILNNPGSLVNIEFLVIVLTFLFVDFFDTAGTLVAVANQANLLKDDKLPRAGKALLADAVATVSGSILGTSTTTTYIESSAGVAAGARSGFAAVVTGVLFLVSILFYPLLEVITSAVTAPALIIVGVLMVSALGRIDWSKFEIAVPAFLTMISMPLGYSIATGIAIGFIFYPITMITAGKGKQVHPIMYGMFVIFILYFVFLV, from the coding sequence ATGAAGAAGTATTTTTTATTTGAAGAGTTAGGAACAAATTATCGTCGTGAAATTATTGGGGGGCTAACAACATTTTTGGCGATGGCGTATATTTTAGTGGTTAATCCGCTAACGTTGACGTTGGATTCGGTTCCTGATCTTGATCCATCACAAAGAATGGATTATGGAGCTGTATTTATGGCCACAGCTTTGGCTGCTGCAATCGGCTGTTTAATGATGGGAATTCTAGCGAAATATCCAATAGCGCTAGCTCCGGGAATGGGGTTAAATGCATTCTTTGCCTACACTGTAATTTTGACTTACGGAATTCCTTGGCAAACGGCATTAACAGGTGTTTTATTTTCTGGTCTTATTTTTATCGTTCTTTCATTATCAGGATTTCGAGAGACAATTATTAATGCTATTCCGATGGATTTGAAATTAGCTGTTGGGGCTGGGATAGGATTATACATTACTTTTATCGGGTTGCAGAATGCAGGAATCATTGTAGCGAACCCTGCTACTATGGTCGGCCTTGGTGATTTATCTGCCAGTTCAACCCTGCTTGCTATCTTTGGATTATTCACTACAGTTATTTTAATGGTAAGACGCGTTAAAGGTGGCATTTTCTTTGGAATGATCATAGCGGCTGGTGTTGGCATGATCTTCAACATTGTAAGTCTGCCAAGTGCGATTGTCGATTTCAATGTTCCGGATATGAGCCCTACGTTTGGGGTAGCACTTCAACCGATATTGAATAATCCAGGTTCTCTTGTGAATATTGAGTTTTTAGTAATCGTTTTAACTTTTCTATTCGTTGACTTTTTTGATACAGCAGGAACGTTGGTTGCTGTTGCTAATCAAGCAAACTTATTAAAGGACGATAAACTTCCGCGTGCGGGTAAAGCGTTATTAGCTGATGCAGTTGCTACGGTAAGCGGATCAATTTTAGGAACATCAACTACAACCACTTATATTGAATCCAGTGCTGGTGTTGCAGCTGGAGCTCGTTCTGGCTTTGCAGCTGTTGTAACCGGAGTGCTCTTCTTGGTTTCCATTTTGTTTTACCCTCTATTAGAAGTAATCACAAGCGCTGTAACAGCTCCTGCTTTGATTATTGTCGGAGTGCTAATGGTTTCAGCATTAGGAAGAATTGATTGGTCGAAATTTGAAATTGCAGTTCCAGCATTTTTGACAATGATTTCGATGCCGCTCGGTTATAGTATTGCAACGGGGATAGCCATTGGTTTCATCTTCTATCCAATAACGATGATCACTGCTGGAAAAGGTAAGCAAGTTCACCCAATCATGTATGGTATGTTCGTTATATTCATTTTGTATTTCGTCTTCTTAGTGTGA
- a CDS encoding cysteine hydrolase family protein → MKQVLLIIDAQQELIDGNQNQPGVALKEILLDNINKVIDKAMASSVPIVFIRDLDVAGGEGPGFQIHSSIKVPEDASIFDKKATNSFHQTPLLEHLRQYEIEHLVIMGCQTEYCIDTAVRTATVIGFDVTLVGDGHSTATSIVLPAEQIIAHHNKTLHGLDNIDHFSLVRTSEEDIFSPIHNDYR, encoded by the coding sequence ATGAAACAAGTCCTTCTTATCATTGATGCTCAACAAGAATTAATTGACGGCAACCAAAATCAACCTGGTGTAGCACTAAAAGAAATATTACTTGATAACATCAATAAGGTCATCGATAAAGCGATGGCCTCATCTGTCCCTATTGTATTTATAAGAGATTTAGACGTTGCCGGTGGTGAAGGTCCAGGATTCCAAATTCATTCATCAATTAAGGTGCCAGAAGATGCGTCAATTTTTGATAAAAAAGCGACAAACTCCTTTCACCAAACTCCCCTTCTTGAACATTTGCGGCAGTATGAAATTGAACACTTGGTCATTATGGGTTGCCAGACAGAATATTGCATTGACACAGCAGTAAGAACCGCTACAGTTATTGGTTTTGATGTCACCTTAGTTGGCGATGGGCACTCTACCGCGACATCGATTGTTTTGCCAGCAGAACAAATCATTGCACATCACAATAAAACCTTGCACGGGCTCGACAATATTGATCATTTTTCACTGGTTCGGACGAGTGAAGAAGACATATTCTCCCCTATCCATAACGATTATCGTTAA
- a CDS encoding DUF2179 domain-containing protein, translated as MILIIFAINIVYVTFLTIRMILTLKGYRYIAAGVSIAETIVYIVGLGLVLDNLDQIQNLIAYAIGFGTGVIVGSKIEEKMALGYITVNVITSEAGEMLPRELREKGYGVTDWLANGRDGDRLSMQILTPRKMELGLYKTIQEIDPKAFIITYEPKTIHGGFWVKTVRKGNLFK; from the coding sequence ATGATTCTTATTATTTTTGCTATAAATATTGTGTATGTAACATTTTTAACTATACGCATGATCTTAACTTTAAAAGGGTACCGGTACATCGCTGCGGGTGTCAGTATAGCAGAAACTATTGTTTATATAGTAGGTCTTGGACTAGTGCTTGATAATCTTGATCAGATTCAAAATCTGATTGCATATGCTATTGGTTTTGGTACAGGAGTCATTGTCGGTTCAAAAATAGAGGAAAAAATGGCTTTGGGCTATATTACAGTAAATGTAATTACGAGTGAAGCAGGAGAGATGTTACCACGCGAATTAAGAGAAAAAGGATATGGCGTGACAGATTGGCTTGCAAACGGAAGAGACGGCGACCGTCTATCTATGCAAATTTTAACTCCCCGAAAGATGGAATTGGGGCTGTATAAAACTATTCAAGAAATTGATCCGAAAGCTTTCATTATTACTTATGAACCGAAAACGATTCATGGCGGATTTTGGGTAAAGACTGTACGAAAAGGAAATTTATTTAAATGA
- a CDS encoding NETI motif-containing protein: MSKKTVWFEVGENETLADCLERMKEQGYMAMGRKEEPVFEDIDGEPVPVRQIVKFKGVKIGN; this comes from the coding sequence ATGAGTAAAAAAACAGTTTGGTTTGAAGTCGGTGAAAATGAGACGTTGGCCGATTGCTTAGAACGCATGAAGGAGCAAGGTTATATGGCTATGGGCCGCAAAGAAGAACCAGTGTTTGAAGATATTGATGGTGAACCGGTTCCTGTAAGGCAAATTGTAAAATTTAAGGGTGTTAAAATAGGTAATTAG
- the purE gene encoding 5-(carboxyamino)imidazole ribonucleotide mutase, producing MNPRIGVIMGSTSDWETMKHACDILDELNISYEKRVVSAHRTPDLMFSYAEEARGRGLHVIIAGAGGAAHLPGMVAAKTTLPVIGVPVQSKALNGLDSLLSIVQMPGGVPVATVAIGKAGATNAGLLAAQILGTVDSAIVDALQERRDRINAKVLESSGDLI from the coding sequence ATGAATCCGCGAATCGGTGTAATAATGGGAAGCACGAGTGATTGGGAAACGATGAAACATGCATGTGATATATTAGATGAGTTGAATATTTCTTATGAAAAACGAGTGGTTTCTGCTCATCGCACACCTGATTTGATGTTTTCCTATGCTGAGGAAGCTCGGGGACGCGGCTTACACGTAATTATAGCGGGAGCCGGAGGAGCGGCCCATTTGCCGGGGATGGTAGCAGCTAAAACTACTTTGCCGGTAATTGGTGTACCGGTGCAGTCAAAAGCGCTAAACGGCCTGGACTCGCTTTTGTCGATTGTACAAATGCCTGGTGGTGTACCGGTTGCAACTGTAGCAATTGGAAAAGCGGGAGCGACCAATGCGGGGCTTCTTGCAGCTCAAATTCTTGGAACCGTCGATTCTGCAATTGTGGATGCTTTACAGGAAAGAAGAGACCGAATTAACGCCAAAGTGCTAGAAAGTTCAGGTGACCTGATATGA
- the purK gene encoding 5-(carboxyamino)imidazole ribonucleotide synthase — protein sequence MTRTILPGQTIGIIGGGQLGRMMALAAKEAGFKIAVLDPAMDSPTGQVADIQIVAPFNDLDALEELAEVSDVITYEFENIDVAGLKQLAEISYLPQGAELIRITQNRIFEKQAIAAAGVSIATYIEATSYKELKEKSTQLPFPFVVKTATGGYDGKGQQTIASKEELPLAEPLFQNGDCVAEAFVPFTKEISVIIQRNVHGEMTVMPVGENIHKDHILHQTIVPARIETSTLEQAKEAARKIASHLNMVGTLAVEMFVLDNGEIVVNELAPRPHNSGHYSIEGTNISQFHQHIRAICGWPLREPKLWSDTVMVNVLGEHVAPLALKIAHYPNWSIHLYGKEEAKHKRKMGHITILTDDLNETLKEIDRSGIWPE from the coding sequence ATGACAAGGACGATTCTGCCGGGTCAGACGATTGGTATTATTGGCGGTGGCCAATTAGGGCGAATGATGGCGCTAGCGGCTAAAGAAGCAGGATTTAAAATTGCCGTGCTCGATCCGGCAATGGATTCACCAACCGGACAAGTAGCGGATATTCAAATTGTCGCTCCATTCAATGATCTTGATGCACTTGAAGAATTGGCGGAAGTGAGTGACGTCATTACTTATGAATTCGAAAATATTGATGTAGCCGGATTGAAACAGCTGGCGGAAATCTCTTACTTGCCTCAAGGCGCTGAATTGATTCGCATAACGCAAAACCGCATATTTGAAAAACAGGCGATTGCAGCAGCTGGTGTATCTATCGCCACTTATATAGAAGCAACTAGTTATAAAGAGCTTAAAGAGAAAAGCACTCAACTCCCTTTTCCTTTCGTAGTTAAAACGGCAACCGGCGGGTACGACGGCAAAGGGCAGCAAACCATTGCTTCAAAAGAAGAATTGCCGCTGGCTGAACCGCTGTTCCAAAACGGTGATTGTGTGGCAGAAGCATTCGTTCCTTTTACAAAAGAGATTTCAGTGATTATTCAACGAAACGTACACGGAGAAATGACGGTTATGCCGGTGGGTGAGAATATCCATAAAGACCATATTCTTCACCAAACCATAGTGCCGGCTCGCATTGAAACGAGTACGTTAGAACAAGCCAAAGAAGCGGCGCGAAAAATCGCTTCACATTTGAATATGGTGGGAACGTTGGCTGTTGAGATGTTCGTATTGGATAATGGCGAAATTGTCGTCAACGAATTAGCGCCACGCCCTCATAATTCTGGCCATTATTCGATTGAAGGCACAAACATTTCTCAGTTCCATCAACATATCCGCGCGATCTGCGGTTGGCCGCTCAGAGAGCCGAAATTGTGGTCAGATACGGTGATGGTTAACGTGCTCGGTGAACATGTAGCACCGCTTGCTTTAAAAATCGCTCATTATCCGAACTGGTCGATTCACTTGTACGGTAAAGAAGAAGCGAAACACAAGCGGAAAATGGGGCATATCACCATTTTGACCGATGATTTAAATGAAACATTAAAAGAAATAGACAGATCCGGCATTTGGCCGGAATAA
- the purB gene encoding adenylosuccinate lyase, translating to MIARYTRPEMGAIWTDENRYNAWLEVEILACEAWAEIGDIPKEDVAKIRKNASFSVDRILEIEEETRHDVVAFTRAVSETLGEERKWVHYGLTSTDVVDTALSYLLKQANEILRKDLTNFIEILANKAKEHKMTVMMGRTHGVHAEPTTFGLKLALWHEEMKRNLERFEAAAASIETGKMSGAVGTYANIDPFVEEYVCKQLGLAASPISTQTLQRDRHAQYMSTLALIATSIEKFATEIRGLQKSETREVEEFFAKGQKGSSAMPHKRNPIGSENMTGLARLIRGYMVTSYENVSLWHERDISHSSAERVILPDATIALNYMLNRFGNIVKNLTVFPENMKRNMDSTLGLIYSQRVLLTLIDKGMAREAAYDLVQPCAMEAWENQTHFRKIVEANETITAQLSKEELDDCFDYNHHLQQVDMIFNRLGLN from the coding sequence ATGATAGCACGTTACACACGCCCCGAAATGGGTGCCATATGGACAGATGAAAACCGCTACAACGCTTGGCTGGAAGTTGAAATTCTGGCATGTGAAGCTTGGGCAGAAATTGGGGATATTCCAAAAGAAGATGTAGCGAAGATCCGAAAAAATGCTTCGTTCTCTGTAGATCGCATTTTGGAAATCGAAGAAGAAACCCGCCACGATGTGGTTGCTTTTACAAGAGCGGTATCGGAAACCCTAGGTGAAGAACGGAAATGGGTTCATTACGGGTTAACATCAACTGACGTCGTGGATACGGCATTATCGTACTTGCTTAAACAAGCGAACGAAATCCTCCGTAAAGATTTAACGAACTTTATCGAGATTTTAGCAAACAAAGCAAAAGAACATAAAATGACAGTCATGATGGGCCGCACGCACGGTGTGCATGCCGAGCCGACGACTTTCGGTCTAAAGCTGGCATTATGGCATGAAGAAATGAAGCGCAATTTGGAGCGCTTTGAAGCAGCCGCAGCCTCTATCGAAACCGGGAAGATGTCAGGTGCAGTTGGCACATACGCTAATATCGATCCGTTTGTCGAAGAATATGTCTGCAAACAATTAGGTCTTGCAGCTTCACCAATTTCTACTCAGACGCTTCAACGCGACCGCCATGCACAGTATATGAGCACACTGGCGTTAATCGCTACTTCAATCGAGAAGTTTGCGACAGAAATCCGCGGTCTTCAAAAATCGGAAACACGTGAAGTGGAAGAGTTTTTTGCAAAAGGCCAAAAAGGTTCTTCTGCAATGCCTCATAAACGCAACCCGATCGGTTCTGAGAACATGACGGGACTTGCTCGCCTAATCCGCGGGTACATGGTTACTTCTTATGAAAACGTCTCACTTTGGCATGAACGCGACATCTCGCATTCTTCTGCAGAACGGGTAATTTTGCCGGATGCGACAATTGCGTTGAACTATATGCTGAACCGCTTCGGCAATATCGTGAAAAACTTGACGGTCTTCCCGGAAAACATGAAACGCAATATGGATTCGACACTGGGTCTTATTTATTCGCAGCGTGTGCTGTTGACTTTGATCGACAAAGGAATGGCTCGTGAAGCGGCATACGACCTAGTTCAACCGTGTGCAATGGAAGCTTGGGAAAACCAGACGCATTTCCGCAAAATTGTGGAAGCGAACGAAACCATCACTGCTCAATTATCCAAAGAAGAGTTGGATGATTGCTTTGACTATAATCATCACTTACAACAAGTGGACATGATTTTCAATCGTCTTGGACTAAACTAA
- the purC gene encoding phosphoribosylaminoimidazolesuccinocarboxamide synthase, producing the protein MEKGQLLYEGKAKRLYATDKPEILWVEYKDSATAFNGEKKAEIAGKGTLNNKITSLLFEKLQEAGIASHFVKQLSDREQLVQQVSIIPIEVVVRNIVAGSMAKRLGIAEGTVLARPIIEFYLKNDELGDPIITEDHIELLELATPDEVAQLREKAGVINQVLIGFFNEIGVDLIDFKIEFGRDSTGALLLADEISPDTCRLWDAKTKQKLDKDVFRRDLGNLTDAYKLILTRLGGQHS; encoded by the coding sequence ATGGAAAAAGGTCAACTTTTGTACGAAGGAAAAGCAAAACGCTTATATGCAACAGATAAACCGGAAATTTTGTGGGTGGAATATAAAGACTCGGCAACTGCGTTCAATGGAGAAAAGAAAGCGGAAATTGCCGGCAAAGGTACACTGAACAATAAAATCACTTCGTTATTATTTGAAAAATTGCAGGAAGCGGGAATCGCTTCTCATTTCGTTAAACAATTGTCTGACCGTGAACAGCTGGTCCAGCAAGTTTCCATTATCCCGATCGAAGTCGTAGTACGCAATATCGTGGCAGGCAGCATGGCGAAACGCCTTGGCATTGCAGAAGGCACTGTGCTTGCCCGCCCGATAATTGAGTTTTACTTGAAGAACGATGAACTCGGCGACCCGATTATCACAGAAGACCATATTGAACTGCTTGAATTGGCGACACCGGATGAAGTAGCGCAACTGCGTGAAAAAGCCGGTGTGATCAATCAAGTGCTAATCGGTTTCTTTAATGAAATCGGCGTCGATTTGATCGATTTTAAAATCGAATTCGGCCGCGATTCAACCGGTGCGCTTTTGCTGGCAGATGAAATATCTCCGGACACATGCCGCCTTTGGGATGCGAAAACAAAACAAAAACTTGATAAAGACGTATTCCGCCGAGATCTTGGCAACTTAACAGATGCATACAAACTCATTTTGACTCGACTGGGAGGTCAACATTCATGA
- the purS gene encoding phosphoribosylformylglycinamidine synthase subunit PurS, with translation MKKVKIYVTLRESVLDPQGSAVMGSLHKMGYAEVEDVRIGKYLELNIADDAEDVDALVNEMCQKLLTNTVIEDYRFEIEEAVSL, from the coding sequence ATGAAAAAGGTAAAAATCTATGTGACATTGCGAGAAAGTGTACTAGATCCACAAGGCTCTGCGGTTATGGGGTCTCTTCATAAAATGGGATACGCGGAAGTTGAAGATGTGAGAATCGGCAAATACTTGGAATTGAATATTGCGGACGATGCAGAAGATGTTGATGCATTGGTAAATGAGATGTGCCAGAAATTACTTACGAATACTGTTATTGAAGATTACCGCTTTGAAATTGAGGAGGCTGTCTCACTATGA